One genomic segment of Mangifera indica cultivar Alphonso chromosome 6, CATAS_Mindica_2.1, whole genome shotgun sequence includes these proteins:
- the LOC123219079 gene encoding 60S ribosomal protein L18a, whose protein sequence is MVTFKFHQYQVVGRALPSESDEHPKIYRMKLWATNEVRAKSKFWYFLRKLKKVKKSNGQVLAINEIFEKNPTKIKNYGIWLRYQSRTGYHNMYKEYRDTTLNGAVEQMYTEMASRHRVRSPCIQIIKTATIPAKLCKRESTKQFHNSKIKFPLVFRKVRPPTRKLKTTYKATRPNLFM, encoded by the exons ATGGTCACCTTCAAG TTTCACCAGTACCAGGTTGTTGGTAGAGCTCTCCCATCGGAGTCCGATGAGCATCCTAAGATTTACAGGATGAAGTTGTGGGCCACAAATGAGGTTCGGGCCAAGTCCAAGTTCTG GTACTTCTTGAGGAAGCTGAAGAAGGTAAAGAAGAGCAACGGCCAAGTTCTCGCTATTAACGAG ATCTTTGAAAAGAACCCAACCAAGATCAAGAACTATGGTATTTGGTTGCGTTATCAAAGCCGAACTGGTTACCACAACATGTACAAGGAATACCGCGACACCACTTTGAATGGGGCTGTTGAGCAAATGTACACTGAGATGGCTTCTCGTCACAGGGTTCGGAGTCCTTGCATTCAGATTATCAAGACTGCCACCATTCCTGCCAAGCTTTGCAAGAGAGAGAGCACCAAGCAGTTCCACAACTCAAAAATCAAGTTCCCCTTGGTGTTCAGGAAGGTTAGGCCACCGACTAGGAAGCTGAAAACAACATACAAGGCAACAAGGCCCAACTTGTTTATGTAA